Proteins from a single region of Apium graveolens cultivar Ventura chromosome 7, ASM990537v1, whole genome shotgun sequence:
- the LOC141670740 gene encoding uncharacterized protein LOC141670740 isoform X2, giving the protein MWAKIFTRKSTKNTCRRSIHPKIKPLQPEDFDDIFGGPPRCVFSRHSSVVDDPSDDNMFHNPVRHSVERNVRNLPEFKIFSSISNSGMPCKIAAPCGEMFSEIRRSKLDTTLVLNSESEFSPATSEDDAYSTVYASNFRPITVPAWNPSTLLHGIQQGQQDIPDFSYNRTFVGEKISENEEHTENFSSKISRRASSPESMSRGDYSFSSVKVSVGDEDNFINKFHKDYYDDVDSDDDNEISRFNVFEFSNGYREGTDEGVGVDEAIAWAKESYQSHTSSAETTDMPDEHADEIESLHLQREYPNKIKAETNQREVDESREMKMLEEGIKLWSCGKERNIELLLCTLEDLKCEEGLSESAITSSS; this is encoded by the exons ATGTGGGCGAAAATTTTTACCAGAAAATCCACCAAAAACACTTGCCGGAGAAGCATTCACCCAAAAATAAAACCTCTACAACCAGAAGACTTTGACGACATATTTGGTGGCCCACCACGCTGCGTCTTTTCCCGCCATTCCTCCGTTGTGGACGACCCATCCGACGATAACATGTTCCATAATCCTGTAAGGCACAGTGTGGAAAGAAATGTCCGAAACTTGCCCGAGTTTAAAATTTTCTCCAGCATTTCAAACTCGGGCATGCCCTGCAAAATTGCCGCGCCATGCGGTGAGATGTTTAGTGAGATTCGAAGATCCAAGTTGGATACGACATTGGTGCTAAATTCGGAGTCCGAGTTTAGTCCAGCAACAAGCGAAGATGATGCTTATTCAACTGTTTATGCTTCAAATTTCAG GCCAATAACCGTACCTGCATGGAACCCATCAACACTGCTGCATGGAATCCAACAAGGACAGCAAGATATACCAGATTTTTCGTACAATCGTACTTTTGTTGGGGAGAAAATTTCTGAGAATGAAGAACATACTGAGAATTTCAGCAGCAAAATTTCTAGGAGGGCTTCTTCACCAGAAAGCATGAGTCGCGGAGATTATTCATTTTCAAGTGTCAAAGTATCCGTGGGAGATGAAGATAACTTTATCAACAAATTTCACAAGGATTATTATGATGATGTTGACAGCGACGATGACAATGAAATTAGCCGTTTCAATGTTTTTGAATTTAGCAATGGTTACCGGGAAGGGACTGATGAAGGAGTAGGAGTCGATGAAGCTATCGCGTGGGCTAAAGAGAGCTATCAGTCACATACCTCATCTGCTGAAACCACAG ATATGCCCGATGAGCATGCGGATGAGATTGAATCATTGCACCTGCAACGg GAGTATCCGAACAAAATAAAAGCTGAAACAAATCAAAGAGAAGTGGATGAGTCT AGGGAGATGAAAATGTTGGAAGAAGGTATTAAGTTGTGGTCATGTGGAAAAGAAAGAAACATTGAATTGCTGCTCTGTACACTTGAGGAT CTCAAATGTGAAGAAGGCTTATCAGAGAGCGCGATTACGTCTTCATCCTGA
- the LOC141670740 gene encoding uncharacterized protein LOC141670740 isoform X1 has protein sequence MWAKIFTRKSTKNTCRRSIHPKIKPLQPEDFDDIFGGPPRCVFSRHSSVVDDPSDDNMFHNPVRHSVERNVRNLPEFKIFSSISNSGMPCKIAAPCGEMFSEIRRSKLDTTLVLNSESEFSPATSEDDAYSTVYASNFRPITVPAWNPSTLLHGIQQGQQDIPDFSYNRTFVGEKISENEEHTENFSSKISRRASSPESMSRGDYSFSSVKVSVGDEDNFINKFHKDYYDDVDSDDDNEISRFNVFEFSNGYREGTDEGVGVDEAIAWAKESYQSHTSSAETTDMPDEHADEIESLHLQREYPNKIKAETNQREVDESREMKMLEEGIKLWSCGKERNIELLLCTLEDVRRIFKIVFILNLIERDNKRLIRERDYVFILINYSREVQRSHKSTLHKGYS, from the exons ATGTGGGCGAAAATTTTTACCAGAAAATCCACCAAAAACACTTGCCGGAGAAGCATTCACCCAAAAATAAAACCTCTACAACCAGAAGACTTTGACGACATATTTGGTGGCCCACCACGCTGCGTCTTTTCCCGCCATTCCTCCGTTGTGGACGACCCATCCGACGATAACATGTTCCATAATCCTGTAAGGCACAGTGTGGAAAGAAATGTCCGAAACTTGCCCGAGTTTAAAATTTTCTCCAGCATTTCAAACTCGGGCATGCCCTGCAAAATTGCCGCGCCATGCGGTGAGATGTTTAGTGAGATTCGAAGATCCAAGTTGGATACGACATTGGTGCTAAATTCGGAGTCCGAGTTTAGTCCAGCAACAAGCGAAGATGATGCTTATTCAACTGTTTATGCTTCAAATTTCAG GCCAATAACCGTACCTGCATGGAACCCATCAACACTGCTGCATGGAATCCAACAAGGACAGCAAGATATACCAGATTTTTCGTACAATCGTACTTTTGTTGGGGAGAAAATTTCTGAGAATGAAGAACATACTGAGAATTTCAGCAGCAAAATTTCTAGGAGGGCTTCTTCACCAGAAAGCATGAGTCGCGGAGATTATTCATTTTCAAGTGTCAAAGTATCCGTGGGAGATGAAGATAACTTTATCAACAAATTTCACAAGGATTATTATGATGATGTTGACAGCGACGATGACAATGAAATTAGCCGTTTCAATGTTTTTGAATTTAGCAATGGTTACCGGGAAGGGACTGATGAAGGAGTAGGAGTCGATGAAGCTATCGCGTGGGCTAAAGAGAGCTATCAGTCACATACCTCATCTGCTGAAACCACAG ATATGCCCGATGAGCATGCGGATGAGATTGAATCATTGCACCTGCAACGg GAGTATCCGAACAAAATAAAAGCTGAAACAAATCAAAGAGAAGTGGATGAGTCT AGGGAGATGAAAATGTTGGAAGAAGGTATTAAGTTGTGGTCATGTGGAAAAGAAAGAAACATTGAATTGCTGCTCTGTACACTTGAGGATGTAAGACGGATCTTTAAGATAGTTTTTATACTAAATTTGATTGAACGTGATAACAA AAGGCTTATCAGAGAGCGCGATTACGTCTTCATCCTGATAAACTACAGCAGAGAGGTGCAACGCTCTCACAAAAGTACATTGCACAAAGGATATTCCTGA